The following proteins come from a genomic window of Pyxidicoccus sp. MSG2:
- a CDS encoding B12-binding domain-containing radical SAM protein yields MNARPVRQPDPMQVAPVLPPARKGTPVPRTVLLVNPFYPKDVNASFGKHVLTPTLALTSLAGATPPEWRVRYWDENLLQGAPPMEEVPQVVGISVHLTFARRAYALAAWFKAHGCIVVMGGLHALSCPDEVQAHADSICVGNGVPVWPRMLRDIERGELEPRYSAEYRDYAADPPPDRSILPDHGFLTPASLIATQGCHNRCDFCYLATGDTRIKYQMRTPAQVAEDFRSTGAPYGVFVDNNLGSSRRYLRELCQALAPLEKIWSAAVTLDVTDEPSLVREMALAGCTGVFIGFESLTDDNIRAAGKKSPRAEDYARRVEVFHRNGIQVNGSFVLGFDHDRPEVFENLARWIEDTRLECATFHILTPYPNTPLFRRMEAEGRLLHQDWSLYDTAHCVFRPKHMSPEELEAGYAWIYRRLFSLSSIWARRPRQASAVLPYLAMALLYKRSNFLWRFLIRHRLTHKMWSPLVRLTRLRHLRYRRRLAREGSLPGHMVSPIRPSV; encoded by the coding sequence ATGAATGCGAGGCCTGTCAGACAGCCGGACCCGATGCAGGTGGCCCCTGTGCTCCCCCCAGCGCGGAAGGGCACGCCGGTACCGCGCACGGTGCTGTTGGTGAATCCCTTCTATCCCAAGGACGTGAACGCGAGCTTCGGCAAGCACGTGCTCACGCCCACGCTCGCGCTCACCAGCCTCGCCGGAGCCACGCCCCCCGAGTGGCGCGTGCGCTACTGGGATGAGAACCTGCTGCAAGGCGCCCCGCCCATGGAGGAGGTGCCGCAGGTGGTGGGCATCAGCGTGCACCTCACCTTCGCCCGGCGGGCCTATGCCCTGGCCGCCTGGTTCAAGGCGCACGGCTGCATCGTGGTGATGGGCGGCCTGCACGCCCTCTCCTGCCCGGACGAGGTACAGGCGCACGCTGACTCCATCTGCGTGGGCAACGGCGTGCCCGTCTGGCCGCGGATGCTGCGGGACATCGAGCGCGGGGAACTCGAGCCCCGCTACAGCGCCGAGTACCGCGACTACGCCGCCGACCCTCCTCCGGACCGGAGCATCCTGCCGGACCATGGCTTTCTCACCCCCGCCTCGCTCATCGCCACGCAGGGCTGCCACAACCGGTGTGACTTCTGCTACCTGGCCACGGGCGACACGCGCATCAAGTACCAGATGCGCACCCCGGCCCAGGTGGCCGAGGACTTCCGCTCCACGGGCGCGCCCTATGGCGTCTTCGTAGACAACAACCTCGGCTCGAGCCGCCGCTACCTGCGCGAGCTGTGCCAGGCCCTGGCCCCGCTGGAGAAGATCTGGAGCGCCGCCGTCACCCTGGATGTGACAGACGAGCCTTCCCTGGTGCGGGAGATGGCGCTCGCCGGGTGCACGGGGGTCTTCATCGGCTTCGAGAGCCTGACCGACGACAACATCCGCGCGGCGGGAAAGAAGAGCCCGCGCGCCGAGGACTACGCGCGCCGGGTGGAGGTGTTCCACCGCAATGGCATCCAGGTGAATGGCAGCTTCGTGCTGGGCTTCGACCACGATCGGCCGGAGGTCTTCGAGAACCTGGCGCGCTGGATAGAAGACACCCGCCTGGAGTGCGCCACCTTCCACATCCTCACGCCCTATCCGAACACGCCGCTGTTCCGCCGCATGGAGGCCGAGGGGCGGCTGCTGCACCAGGACTGGTCTCTCTACGACACGGCGCACTGTGTCTTCCGCCCCAAGCACATGAGCCCCGAGGAGCTGGAGGCCGGCTATGCGTGGATCTACCGGCGACTCTTCTCGCTCTCCTCCATCTGGGCGCGCAGGCCCCGCCAGGCCAGCGCCGTGCTGCCGTATCTGGCGATGGCGCTGCTCTACAAGCGCAGCAACTTCCTGTGGCGCTTCCTCATCCGCCACCGCCTCACGCACAAGATGTGGTCGCCGCTGGTGCGCCTCACCCGCCTGCGCCACCTGCGCTACCGCCGGCGGCTGGCGCGCGAAGGCTCGCTGCCCGGGCACATGGTGTCCCCCATCCGCCCCAGCGTGTAG